From Chelatococcus sp. YT9, a single genomic window includes:
- a CDS encoding heme-binding protein: MRQIISIETTEALKAASAALEAGAGRGHALAVCVVDATGTPLVLLRDDRARLTTVEMAVNKAWTAAAHQRATHELAAVVQPGQPGFGANIQFGGRLSPLPGGLPIGAEGGVAGGIGVSGGDAETDIAAARAGLNAIR, translated from the coding sequence ATGCGTCAGATCATCAGCATCGAGACGACCGAGGCTTTGAAGGCCGCGTCGGCGGCGCTCGAGGCGGGCGCCGGGCGCGGCCATGCGCTCGCGGTCTGCGTGGTCGACGCGACCGGCACGCCGCTCGTCCTCCTGCGCGACGACCGCGCGCGGCTGACGACCGTCGAGATGGCCGTCAACAAGGCCTGGACGGCGGCGGCTCACCAGCGCGCGACCCATGAACTCGCGGCCGTCGTGCAGCCCGGCCAGCCGGGGTTCGGGGCCAATATCCAGTTCGGTGGACGGCTGTCGCCCTTGCCGGGCGGATTGCCGATCGGGGCAGAGGGTGGCGTCGCTGGCGGTATCGGCGTCAGCGGAGGAGACGCGGAGACCGATATTGCCGCGGCTCGCGCAGGGTTGAATGCAATTCGTTGA
- a CDS encoding ABC transporter ATP-binding protein, with the protein MNVHSQDIASRAVGASARSVRFVDVAKRFGSVTAVGDVNLTIAPGQFVTLLGPSGCGKSTTLSMIAGLELPSQGHIYIGERDVTTVPPADRDIAMVFQSYALYPHLTIFENIAFPLRAKRRRTTETEVNRKVKDAARMLGLDKLLERFPREISGGQRQRVALGRAMVRTPTIYLLDEPLSNLDQQLRVQMRSELKDLHQRLGATMLYVTHDQGEAMTLSDIIAVMSAGRIEQVGAPRELYDRPANLFVARFLGEPGMNILNGDIGDGRLRGQGVAIALPPTVKAGPGKLCAGIRPEDLVLCRADEAELTGVVRTVEFLGSRCLMRADIGDTLVTAFLPADVTTQPGETVSLKASHAGRTRWFDVASGLAVGH; encoded by the coding sequence ATGAACGTGCACAGCCAGGATATCGCATCGCGCGCCGTAGGCGCCTCCGCGCGTTCGGTCCGCTTCGTCGATGTCGCCAAGCGCTTCGGCTCCGTCACGGCGGTCGGCGATGTCAACCTGACCATCGCGCCGGGACAGTTCGTGACGCTGCTCGGCCCTTCTGGCTGCGGGAAGTCGACGACGCTCAGCATGATCGCTGGACTGGAGCTGCCGAGCCAGGGGCATATCTATATCGGCGAGAGGGATGTGACGACGGTCCCTCCGGCGGACCGGGACATCGCCATGGTATTCCAGTCCTACGCGCTCTATCCGCATCTCACGATCTTCGAGAACATCGCCTTCCCCCTTCGAGCGAAGCGCCGGCGCACCACCGAGACGGAGGTCAACCGGAAGGTGAAGGACGCGGCGCGGATGCTCGGTCTTGACAAGCTCTTGGAGCGGTTCCCCCGCGAGATCTCCGGCGGTCAGCGCCAGCGCGTCGCGCTGGGGCGAGCGATGGTGCGCACGCCGACCATCTATCTCCTGGATGAGCCGCTTTCGAACCTCGACCAGCAGCTGAGGGTGCAGATGCGCTCCGAGCTGAAGGATCTCCACCAGCGGCTCGGCGCCACCATGCTCTACGTCACCCACGATCAGGGTGAGGCGATGACCCTGTCGGACATCATCGCCGTGATGTCGGCCGGGCGCATCGAGCAGGTGGGCGCGCCGCGCGAGCTCTACGACCGGCCAGCCAATCTGTTCGTGGCGCGCTTTCTCGGCGAGCCTGGCATGAACATCCTGAACGGCGACATCGGCGATGGCCGGCTGCGCGGGCAGGGCGTCGCGATCGCGCTTCCACCGACCGTGAAGGCAGGCCCCGGCAAGCTGTGTGCCGGCATTCGGCCCGAGGATCTCGTGCTTTGCCGGGCTGACGAGGCCGAGCTGACCGGAGTGGTGAGGACGGTCGAGTTCCTCGGCTCGCGGTGCCTGATGCGCGCCGATATCGGTGATACGCTCGTCACCGCTTTCCTGCCGGCCGATGTCACGACGCAACCCGGCGAGACGGTCAGCCTCAAGGCGTCTCACGCCGGCCGCACGCGCTGGTTTGATGTGGCGTCGGGCCTCGCGGTCGGTCATTGA
- a CDS encoding carbohydrate ABC transporter permease, producing the protein MNQSMRLSGRAALLAASAIATVVVLGPIIWAVSTSLKSDNHIFAVPPRLIPDEPTLMHFQRLLAEGVQWSFLNSAFYTVVAVAFAVAVGGTAGYALVRYPVPAKRALLILFMGVMSIPSYALLLPTQVIFVRLGIFDTRLALPILYAAHVIPFAVWMTRAHFATVPRELEQAALVDGYSRFEAVWKVIIPGARPALIAASAFGFLYAWNDYITATTMVESPDLRTLPVALIFFQGFHGRDWGALMAGVVIATLPPVVLFLVYRRYLIGGFSEGSVKG; encoded by the coding sequence ATGAACCAGAGCATGCGCCTGTCCGGCCGCGCGGCCCTTCTCGCCGCGTCGGCGATTGCCACCGTGGTGGTGCTCGGCCCGATCATCTGGGCGGTGTCCACGTCGCTGAAGTCGGACAACCACATTTTCGCGGTGCCGCCGCGTCTCATCCCCGATGAGCCCACGCTGATGCATTTCCAGCGCCTTCTCGCGGAAGGCGTGCAATGGAGCTTCCTCAACAGCGCCTTCTACACCGTGGTCGCTGTCGCCTTCGCGGTCGCCGTCGGAGGCACCGCCGGCTACGCGCTGGTGCGCTATCCCGTCCCGGCCAAGCGCGCGCTGCTCATCCTGTTCATGGGAGTCATGTCGATCCCGAGCTACGCGCTTCTCCTGCCGACGCAGGTTATCTTCGTGCGGCTCGGGATCTTCGACACGCGGCTCGCGCTCCCGATCCTCTATGCCGCCCACGTCATTCCCTTCGCGGTGTGGATGACCCGGGCGCATTTCGCAACCGTGCCGCGCGAGCTCGAGCAGGCGGCGCTCGTCGATGGGTATTCTCGTTTCGAGGCGGTGTGGAAGGTCATCATCCCCGGCGCGCGCCCGGCCCTGATCGCGGCTTCCGCCTTCGGCTTCCTCTATGCCTGGAACGACTACATCACCGCCACGACGATGGTGGAATCGCCCGATCTTCGCACGTTGCCGGTTGCCCTCATCTTCTTCCAGGGTTTCCACGGGCGGGACTGGGGCGCGTTGATGGCGGGCGTGGTCATCGCCACGCTGCCGCCCGTCGTCCTCTTCCTCGTCTATCGACGGTATCTGATCGGCGGCTTCTCGGAAGGCTCGGTGAAGGGGTGA
- a CDS encoding sugar ABC transporter permease: protein MVSVPASGTTTFTRSIEDAARAGRRIGTTLVGPAVLVVIAVNILPAFFGFYSSLRKIFFFGDEGFAGLDNFRALFADPVTWEAIGRSLIFTFGALALAVPLALLAALAVRELGARGRILLTILLVPWAMSPIVVALLWKWILLPSPGGLFASILATFGMPPANLLSNPTWAMPTVIAVAVWRTFAFAAIILTAGLGQIPKDLYKAAAVDGLTAMERFSRITVPLLAPSILIVLSMLTISYFNEVQVIIGLTSGGPIRSTTTLAYQLYLTGFVELDQGRGNAIAVVMFLINLVLIVGYVQLLGNRKGGEA, encoded by the coding sequence ATGGTCAGCGTTCCAGCGTCTGGTACGACAACATTCACCCGATCGATCGAGGATGCGGCACGTGCCGGGCGCCGCATCGGCACGACGCTGGTTGGTCCGGCGGTACTCGTCGTCATCGCCGTCAATATATTGCCGGCGTTCTTCGGCTTCTACTCGAGCCTGCGCAAGATCTTCTTCTTCGGCGATGAAGGTTTCGCCGGGCTCGACAATTTCAGGGCACTTTTCGCCGATCCCGTAACCTGGGAGGCGATCGGCCGGTCGCTCATCTTTACCTTCGGAGCGCTGGCACTTGCTGTTCCGCTGGCGCTGCTCGCGGCGCTGGCGGTTCGTGAGCTCGGCGCGCGTGGCCGCATCCTGCTCACCATTCTGCTGGTGCCGTGGGCGATGAGCCCGATCGTCGTCGCGCTCCTGTGGAAGTGGATCCTCCTGCCGTCGCCGGGCGGTCTCTTCGCGTCTATCTTAGCCACCTTCGGCATGCCGCCCGCCAACCTCCTGTCCAATCCGACGTGGGCGATGCCGACGGTGATCGCGGTCGCGGTCTGGCGGACCTTCGCCTTTGCCGCCATCATCCTGACGGCCGGCCTCGGTCAGATCCCGAAGGATCTCTACAAGGCGGCCGCCGTCGATGGCCTGACGGCGATGGAGCGTTTCTCGCGCATCACCGTGCCGTTGCTCGCGCCGTCGATCCTGATCGTCCTGTCGATGTTGACGATCAGCTATTTCAACGAGGTCCAGGTCATCATCGGACTGACGTCGGGCGGACCCATCCGCTCCACGACGACGCTCGCCTACCAGCTCTACCTCACCGGTTTTGTGGAGCTGGACCAGGGCCGCGGCAATGCCATCGCCGTGGTGATGTTCCTGATCAATCTCGTGCTCATCGTCGGCTATGTCCAACTCCTCGGCAACAGGAAGGGTGGTGAGGCATGA
- a CDS encoding sugar ABC transporter substrate-binding protein → MAGTGSRLIDRRSALKGGLAAGVAMPFIARSGFAQGAGSVRIWTFMSAEGQSPREKVFKALIDEFEAKNKVKVVVEPQPFQELETKFVAAVAQKRAPDLVWLRDTFLSLVVDRKGLADLNEVLTPDFKRDALPDMFDVFTQKSVFDGKRVSLPIWPSPAQIIFYRKDALREIGLDAPPLAWDTFTDAAAKLTKGDRIGFGLPTSDNSVSAFINIMTGFGPEIFDKTTGRIDLTGAQAIETANVVRTLVARGAVSKTLLNAMGDDIQDQFAAGRFAMAQAFAPRFQQYQKIAAGYDPKELAISAWPSFGGRPPAVLLGPYWTVGLAATSQNNEAAVAFLESLYTPEASMRWAKDASLIPDRRSVMKDPWFEKPEAAVTRNFFELLSGKGAFVFPQRVPDITKIFAVLNTSLQEIIGTDEKVEAILARAKTSLNW, encoded by the coding sequence ATGGCAGGCACAGGATCCAGGCTGATCGATCGTCGATCGGCACTCAAGGGCGGTCTCGCGGCGGGAGTCGCAATGCCGTTCATTGCGCGGTCGGGCTTCGCGCAGGGCGCGGGCAGTGTCCGCATCTGGACTTTCATGAGCGCTGAAGGACAGTCGCCGCGCGAGAAGGTCTTCAAGGCGTTGATCGACGAATTCGAAGCGAAGAACAAGGTCAAGGTGGTCGTCGAGCCGCAACCCTTCCAGGAACTCGAAACAAAATTCGTCGCGGCGGTCGCACAAAAGCGTGCGCCGGATCTCGTGTGGCTGCGCGACACCTTCCTCAGCCTCGTCGTCGACCGCAAGGGATTGGCGGATCTGAACGAGGTGCTGACACCGGACTTCAAGCGCGACGCGCTGCCGGACATGTTCGATGTCTTCACTCAGAAGTCGGTCTTCGACGGCAAGCGCGTGTCGTTGCCGATCTGGCCATCGCCGGCGCAGATCATCTTCTACCGCAAGGACGCCTTGCGGGAGATCGGCCTCGACGCGCCGCCGCTCGCCTGGGACACGTTCACAGACGCGGCTGCCAAGCTCACGAAGGGTGACCGCATCGGCTTCGGCCTGCCGACGAGCGACAACAGCGTGTCGGCCTTCATCAACATCATGACGGGTTTCGGCCCGGAGATCTTCGACAAGACGACCGGGCGTATCGATCTCACAGGCGCGCAGGCGATCGAGACGGCGAATGTGGTGCGGACGCTGGTGGCAAGGGGCGCGGTGTCGAAAACCCTGCTGAACGCGATGGGTGACGACATCCAGGACCAGTTCGCCGCCGGTCGCTTCGCCATGGCGCAGGCCTTCGCGCCGCGCTTCCAGCAATACCAGAAGATCGCCGCCGGCTACGATCCGAAGGAACTCGCTATTTCCGCTTGGCCGTCCTTCGGTGGGCGCCCGCCCGCCGTGCTGCTCGGGCCTTACTGGACGGTCGGCCTTGCCGCCACGTCGCAGAACAACGAGGCGGCTGTCGCTTTCCTGGAATCGCTATACACGCCCGAGGCGTCGATGCGCTGGGCGAAGGACGCGAGTCTCATTCCCGACCGGCGCTCCGTCATGAAAGACCCGTGGTTCGAGAAGCCAGAGGCGGCGGTCACGCGGAATTTCTTCGAGCTTCTGTCGGGCAAGGGCGCTTTCGTCTTCCCGCAGCGCGTGCCCGATATCACCAAGATCTTCGCAGTGCTCAATACGTCTCTGCAGGAGATCATCGGCACGGACGAGAAGGTCGAAGCGATCCTCGCGCGCGCCAAGACGTCGCTCAACTGGTAG
- a CDS encoding FCD domain-containing protein encodes MSDISEQESRVDAAYRHLVAYIERENVPEGSRLPSESEFVERFGLSRASIREALARLRAEGRAVSRRGSGTFTARGLPAELVRLSAIDSVQDLIDWHEFRVALESEVAALAAERRDDADLARIHTAQDALMAKLESEHGQAEDAEFHRSIAVAAHNGKLLDGVGALANHIFRWSGQTRERGILTLGERREIIAAEHGEIINAIVERKPDQARFAIRRHLLNGRARFLGTLRL; translated from the coding sequence ATGTCCGATATCAGCGAGCAGGAGAGCCGGGTCGATGCGGCCTACAGGCACCTCGTCGCCTACATCGAACGTGAGAACGTGCCCGAGGGCAGTCGCCTGCCGTCGGAGAGTGAATTCGTGGAGCGCTTCGGCCTGTCACGCGCCAGCATTCGTGAGGCGCTGGCCCGCCTCAGGGCGGAGGGGCGGGCGGTCTCGCGCCGCGGCTCCGGCACCTTCACGGCTCGCGGCTTGCCGGCGGAGCTTGTTCGCCTCTCGGCGATCGATTCGGTCCAGGATCTCATCGACTGGCACGAGTTCCGTGTTGCCCTCGAAAGCGAAGTCGCGGCGCTGGCGGCGGAGCGGCGCGATGATGCTGATCTGGCTCGCATTCATACGGCGCAGGACGCGTTGATGGCCAAGCTCGAGAGCGAGCACGGCCAGGCTGAGGACGCCGAATTCCATCGCTCCATCGCCGTCGCGGCGCATAATGGGAAGCTCCTGGATGGCGTGGGCGCGCTGGCCAATCACATCTTTCGCTGGAGCGGGCAGACGCGTGAGCGCGGCATTCTCACGCTCGGTGAGCGCCGTGAAATCATTGCGGCCGAGCACGGCGAGATCATCAACGCGATCGTGGAACGCAAGCCCGACCAGGCGCGCTTCGCAATCCGCCGGCATCTGTTGAACGGCCGGGCGCGCTTTCTCGGAACACTGCGCCTGTAG
- a CDS encoding enolase C-terminal domain-like protein produces the protein MSTPTAARPGSRITRVEIHEFDYKVEGLGRDASGNRCVMKGATSEVPSFALSIETADGQRGEYCTAHSGKNGVLVGQVRGLAAHILGEDAEAREAIYNKLKRMHRHFMAVGHSALDIALWDLAGKSVGKPVWRLLGGYRTRLPTYASTLNGGRAGILDSKEAYADFAEECLELGFRGYKIHGWGEGDRREEAENLLHCAARVGGKMTLMYDAASELKTFADAIYVGKACDEGNYYWYEDPFMDAGWSPHAARQLKEHVKTPLLLTEHVRGLEAKVPWLTDRATDFIRTDPDYDMGITGAMKIAHLAEAFGLDCEIHAAGPSQRHCMAAMRNSNWYELSLVAPGVRNPMPPVFGSGYSDELEAIGEDGCMPVPEGPGLGVDYDWDYIARHRKALHVFTPER, from the coding sequence ATGAGCACACCGACGGCAGCACGGCCAGGCAGCCGCATCACACGCGTCGAGATTCACGAATTTGACTATAAGGTTGAAGGCCTTGGCCGTGATGCCAGCGGCAACCGCTGTGTCATGAAAGGTGCCACCAGCGAGGTGCCGTCTTTCGCCCTGTCCATTGAAACGGCCGACGGGCAGCGGGGTGAATATTGCACCGCCCACAGCGGCAAGAACGGCGTTCTTGTCGGACAGGTTCGCGGCCTCGCCGCGCATATCCTCGGTGAGGATGCCGAGGCGCGCGAGGCCATCTACAACAAGCTCAAGCGCATGCACCGACATTTCATGGCCGTCGGGCATTCCGCGCTCGACATCGCGCTCTGGGACCTCGCCGGCAAATCCGTCGGCAAGCCTGTCTGGCGGCTGCTCGGCGGCTATCGCACCCGCCTGCCCACCTATGCCAGCACCCTCAACGGCGGCCGCGCCGGCATCCTGGACAGCAAGGAGGCCTATGCCGACTTTGCCGAGGAATGCCTGGAGCTCGGCTTCCGCGGCTACAAGATCCATGGCTGGGGCGAAGGCGACCGCCGCGAGGAGGCGGAAAACCTACTCCACTGCGCCGCCCGCGTCGGCGGCAAGATGACGTTGATGTACGACGCCGCCAGCGAGCTCAAGACCTTCGCCGACGCCATCTATGTCGGCAAGGCCTGCGACGAGGGCAACTACTACTGGTACGAGGACCCCTTCATGGACGCCGGCTGGTCACCGCATGCCGCGCGCCAGCTCAAGGAGCATGTAAAGACACCGCTGCTCCTGACCGAGCACGTGCGCGGCCTCGAGGCCAAGGTGCCCTGGCTGACCGATCGCGCCACGGACTTCATCCGCACCGATCCCGACTACGACATGGGCATCACCGGCGCGATGAAGATCGCCCATCTCGCCGAGGCCTTCGGTCTCGATTGCGAGATCCATGCCGCCGGCCCTTCGCAACGCCATTGCATGGCGGCGATGCGCAACAGCAACTGGTACGAGCTGTCGCTGGTCGCGCCGGGCGTGCGCAATCCCATGCCGCCCGTCTTCGGCTCCGGCTACAGCGACGAGCTGGAGGCGATCGGCGAGGACGGCTGCATGCCCGTGCCAGAAGGCCCCGGCCTCGGCGTCGACTACGACTGGGATTACATCGCCCGGCACCGCAAGGCGCTCCACGTCTTCACCCCCGAGCGCTGA
- a CDS encoding GMC family oxidoreductase N-terminal domain-containing protein: MTQHWDFIIVGGGSAGCVLANRLSAPGANRVLLLEAGEDHLPGEEPDEIKDVYPYRAAFNANYQWQGLKAYFEPVPHNDPRRPPLKPYGQARVMGGGSTINGELGNRGTPDDYDEWAELGAAGWDWASVLPYFRKLETDLDYTGPLHGADGPITISRVPEAIWPGFTKAAAGAFKRLGYRNIEDQNGCFDDGWFPMALTTDRKQRRSAAMGYLDATTRARRNLTIRARAVVSRIVVEEGRAVGVEVNGEVVRGREIILAAGALRSPAILLRAGIGPAADLRAIGVPVVHDLPGVGANLQEHPSMSMSAWIKPGARMGETPRRHVQMALRYTSDLPDAPANDMFTVVVAKSAWHPIGRRIGSLFSWINKPYSQGWVKLTSPDPNVYPEVAFQLLTDPRDLTRMKAVFRRMAAIFATPEMRAAALDPFASTHGAMAALVGQISARNWLMTIGPALLTDGPAALRRQVIQRLMAPGPTLAAILADDDLLEVTVRKHTIGGWHASGTCRMGDPADPLAVVDARSGRVIGVGGLSVVDASVMPTVPRANTNLPTIMIAEKKADQILARHESEKARSYQLSA; this comes from the coding sequence ATGACGCAGCATTGGGACTTCATCATCGTCGGCGGCGGCTCCGCCGGCTGTGTCCTCGCCAATCGCCTCTCGGCGCCGGGCGCCAACCGGGTGCTCCTGCTGGAGGCGGGCGAAGACCATCTTCCCGGCGAGGAGCCGGATGAGATCAAGGATGTTTATCCGTACCGCGCCGCCTTCAATGCCAACTACCAATGGCAAGGGCTGAAAGCCTATTTCGAGCCCGTGCCGCACAATGACCCGCGCCGGCCGCCGCTGAAACCCTACGGCCAGGCACGCGTCATGGGCGGCGGCTCGACCATCAACGGCGAGCTCGGTAATCGTGGCACGCCGGACGACTATGATGAATGGGCGGAACTCGGCGCGGCCGGCTGGGACTGGGCCTCGGTCCTGCCCTATTTCCGCAAGCTCGAAACCGACCTCGACTATACCGGCCCGCTTCATGGCGCGGACGGCCCGATCACCATCAGCCGTGTGCCCGAGGCGATCTGGCCGGGCTTCACCAAGGCGGCCGCCGGCGCCTTCAAACGGCTGGGCTATCGCAACATCGAAGACCAGAACGGCTGTTTTGACGACGGCTGGTTTCCGATGGCCCTGACGACCGATCGCAAGCAGCGCCGGTCGGCGGCGATGGGCTATCTCGACGCGACGACCCGCGCCCGCCGGAACCTGACGATTCGCGCCCGTGCCGTCGTCTCGCGCATCGTCGTGGAAGAGGGCCGCGCGGTCGGCGTCGAGGTCAACGGCGAGGTCGTTCGCGGCCGCGAGATCATCCTCGCCGCGGGCGCCCTGCGCTCACCGGCGATCCTTCTCAGGGCCGGCATCGGCCCCGCCGCAGACCTGCGCGCCATCGGCGTCCCGGTCGTCCATGATCTGCCCGGCGTCGGCGCCAATCTGCAGGAACATCCGTCGATGTCGATGTCGGCCTGGATCAAGCCCGGCGCGCGCATGGGCGAGACCCCGCGCCGCCATGTGCAGATGGCGCTGCGCTACACCTCGGACCTGCCGGACGCGCCCGCCAACGACATGTTCACCGTCGTCGTCGCGAAATCCGCGTGGCACCCCATCGGCCGGCGGATAGGCTCGCTGTTCAGCTGGATCAACAAGCCCTACAGCCAGGGCTGGGTGAAACTGACCTCCCCCGATCCGAACGTCTATCCGGAAGTCGCCTTCCAGCTGCTGACCGACCCGCGCGACCTCACGCGCATGAAGGCCGTCTTCCGCAGGATGGCGGCAATCTTCGCGACGCCCGAGATGCGGGCGGCAGCGCTCGACCCCTTCGCCTCGACCCATGGGGCCATGGCCGCCCTTGTCGGACAGATCAGCGCCCGCAACTGGCTGATGACCATCGGGCCCGCGCTTCTGACGGACGGGCCGGCGGCCCTGCGGCGGCAGGTCATCCAGCGGCTTATGGCGCCCGGCCCGACGCTTGCGGCCATCCTCGCGGACGACGACCTGCTGGAGGTCACTGTCCGCAAACACACCATCGGCGGCTGGCACGCATCCGGCACCTGCCGCATGGGCGATCCCGCCGACCCGCTCGCCGTCGTCGACGCCCGCAGCGGCCGGGTCATCGGCGTGGGCGGCCTCAGCGTCGTCGATGCCTCGGTCATGCCGACCGTGCCGCGCGCCAATACCAACCTGCCGACCATCATGATCGCCGAGAAGAAGGCCGACCAGATCCTGGCGCGCCACGAGAGCGAGAAGGCCCGGAGCTACCAGCTGTCGGCTTGA
- a CDS encoding citrate/2-methylcitrate synthase — protein MDVIDAGEAVERLGVSRATLYAYVSRGLVRAVPDADDPRRSLYSAADIDGLVTRKRRGRKPERIAASTLDWGLPVLTSHVTRIEGGQLSYRGHDATELAKAASFEAVAALLWGCGDSDPFAAPMPAVGDAWGELSRLMAARSLPERCGVLLPLMPGASATLWRREPRLIWPNAAALLRTMAAAAVGRAPRAAPIADVLAEAWGLAPGHQSVDHLRAALVLLADHELNASAFAVRVVASTGASLAAALAGGLAALSGPRHGGTTSLVEILFDEIERTGDAARVVDERLWRGDLLPGFDHPLYPDGDPRALALLGRLPLDGQRDALIAAVGALGKKPNVDFALVSLRRALGLPRGAAFTLFAVGRTAGWIAHALEQLEDGRLIRPRARYDDPQE, from the coding sequence GTGGACGTCATCGATGCGGGCGAGGCGGTGGAGAGGCTGGGGGTCAGCCGGGCCACGCTCTATGCCTATGTGAGCCGCGGACTTGTGCGCGCCGTGCCGGATGCGGACGATCCGCGACGCAGCCTTTACAGCGCCGCCGATATCGATGGTCTCGTCACGCGCAAGCGGCGCGGGCGCAAGCCGGAGCGCATCGCGGCGAGCACGCTCGACTGGGGGCTGCCCGTGCTCACGTCGCACGTCACGCGTATAGAAGGTGGCCAACTGAGCTATCGCGGCCATGACGCGACGGAGCTCGCCAAGGCCGCGTCCTTCGAGGCGGTGGCCGCTTTGCTCTGGGGCTGCGGCGACAGCGATCCCTTCGCAGCGCCCATGCCGGCGGTGGGGGACGCCTGGGGTGAACTGTCGCGGTTGATGGCGGCGCGTTCCCTGCCGGAGCGTTGCGGCGTGCTGCTTCCCCTCATGCCCGGCGCCAGCGCGACGCTCTGGCGGCGCGAACCGCGTCTCATCTGGCCCAATGCTGCCGCGCTGCTGCGGACGATGGCTGCCGCCGCGGTCGGCCGTGCGCCGCGCGCCGCGCCGATCGCGGATGTCCTCGCGGAGGCATGGGGGCTTGCGCCCGGTCACCAGAGCGTTGACCATTTGCGCGCGGCGCTCGTGCTGCTCGCCGATCATGAGCTCAACGCATCCGCCTTCGCGGTGCGCGTCGTGGCTTCCACCGGCGCTTCACTCGCTGCCGCGCTCGCCGGCGGGCTCGCGGCCTTGAGCGGGCCGCGCCACGGCGGCACGACGAGCCTGGTCGAAATCCTCTTCGACGAGATCGAGCGCACGGGTGATGCCGCGCGCGTGGTCGATGAGCGCCTGTGGCGCGGTGACCTCCTGCCGGGCTTCGACCATCCGCTTTATCCGGATGGTGACCCGCGCGCCCTGGCGCTGCTCGGCCGGCTCCCGCTTGATGGACAGCGCGACGCGCTCATCGCCGCCGTCGGCGCGCTGGGCAAGAAGCCGAATGTGGATTTCGCGCTCGTTTCCCTGCGGCGGGCGCTCGGGTTGCCGCGCGGCGCGGCCTTCACGTTGTTCGCGGTCGGCCGCACGGCGGGATGGATTGCCCACGCGTTGGAGCAGCTTGAGGACGGCCGCCTCATCCGCCCCCGCGCCCGCTACGACGATCCTCAGGAGTAG
- a CDS encoding citrate synthase/methylcitrate synthase: MSIGLDDVVAAETALSHVDGEAGRLIIRGFDLEQLAGRQSFEAVTSLLWRGLSAAGDEAEVSRALGAARVAAFPVAERLLPMIADLSPVEALRLMLSALPDASPVPGHVLVTAAMPVFVAAITRHRDGLAPVAPDAALGQAADLLRMLRGRAASDAEIHALDTYLVTVIDHGLNASTFTARVVASTRAGMVSSVVAGLCALKGPLHGGAPGPVLDMLDEIGTPERIRPWLEQALDNGERLMGFGHRVYRVRDPRADVLKQVAATLREGGNRIRFADEVEKAALAILAERKRSRPLQTNVEFYTALVLEALALPRETFTPVFAVGRVAGWAAHVLEQEAANRLIRPQSRYVGPLPKRAA; encoded by the coding sequence ATGTCTATTGGACTTGATGACGTCGTCGCGGCCGAAACCGCCCTGAGCCACGTCGATGGCGAGGCCGGGCGCCTGATCATCCGCGGCTTCGACCTTGAACAGCTCGCCGGACGCCAGAGCTTCGAGGCGGTGACGAGCCTGTTGTGGCGCGGTCTGTCGGCGGCCGGCGACGAGGCCGAGGTCAGCCGGGCGCTCGGGGCCGCCCGTGTCGCCGCCTTCCCCGTCGCCGAGCGCCTGCTGCCGATGATCGCGGATTTGAGCCCGGTCGAAGCGTTGCGACTGATGCTGTCGGCGCTGCCCGACGCATCGCCCGTTCCGGGCCACGTCCTGGTGACGGCGGCCATGCCGGTCTTCGTCGCCGCCATCACCCGCCATCGCGACGGACTGGCCCCCGTCGCGCCGGATGCCGCGCTGGGACAGGCGGCGGATCTGCTGCGGATGCTCCGCGGCCGAGCCGCATCGGATGCGGAGATCCATGCGCTCGACACCTATCTCGTCACGGTCATCGACCACGGCCTCAACGCCTCGACCTTCACCGCGCGGGTGGTTGCCTCCACGCGGGCGGGCATGGTGTCGTCGGTGGTCGCGGGGCTCTGCGCGCTCAAGGGGCCGCTGCACGGCGGCGCGCCCGGCCCGGTGCTCGACATGCTCGATGAGATCGGCACGCCGGAGCGGATCAGGCCATGGCTGGAACAGGCGCTCGACAACGGCGAGCGGCTGATGGGCTTCGGGCACAGAGTCTACCGCGTGCGCGATCCCCGGGCCGACGTCCTGAAGCAAGTGGCGGCAACCCTTCGCGAGGGCGGCAACCGCATTCGTTTCGCCGATGAGGTGGAAAAGGCCGCGCTCGCCATCCTAGCGGAGCGCAAGCGCTCGCGTCCGCTGCAGACCAACGTGGAGTTCTACACCGCCCTGGTGCTCGAGGCGCTGGCCCTGCCGCGCGAGACATTCACCCCGGTCTTCGCGGTCGGACGCGTTGCCGGCTGGGCGGCGCACGTCCTGGAGCAGGAGGCGGCGAACCGGCTGATCCGCCCGCAATCCCGCTATGTCGGTCCGTTGCCGAAAAGGGCCGCGTGA